In Granulicella mallensis MP5ACTX8, the sequence AAGCCCCTTGGCCTCAGCCGATGTCCATAGAAAACCCTGGGGCGTATAGGTCAAGGCATCTTCCGAGCTGCCTCCGGGATAGGATCGGATCCAATCCGGCGACAGGATGTCGTTGGAGTAGAACGATCCAGACATCCCGATCCAGGGGTGACCATCCGCGGACTGACGGCTTGGTGCGTACACATTGTCGAGCAATGGGAAGCGCTTTACGAGGGCATGTTGATTCGGTGTGTCAGACCCGAAGATGGCCAGCGCCGGAGCGCCATTACCCCAGGCAACGTTCCCCAGCATCTGGTCATAGGTGCGGTTCTCTTTGATGATGAGAAAGACATGTTTGATGAGCGAAGGCTCGCCGATATGCTTAGGAACCGCTACAGGGGTAGCATGCTGGTCGATGTACTGCTGTCCAACCTCGATGTTCGTGGTCAGGTCCCAGTGATTGTTCACAAACACCTGCTTGCTGAACCTCGCTAACTCGCTCGCGTTCGGCTCCGGAATCAGATTCACGACTCCGGTATCGGCGTGCGTGTTGTAGCCGATCACTCCATCCTTGGTGCTTGTATTGCCCCGCGATCCCAGACCTTTGTCATCGGCAATCACAAGTTGCTTCTGTGCCTTGTCGTAGGTGATCGAAGTTGGGAAATAGGCAGTCGGGATATAGCCAATCACTGGATTGGCATCCCGACCCTGGAGGTTGACGACGGCTACGGAATTGGCTTGTCCCAGGGTTACGTAGGCTTTCCCGTCGTCCGTCACGGCAACGCCGTTCGGACCGGAGCCAAAGACTCCGCGAGCGATCGGAACGCTGAGATTGATGGTGCGGATCACCGCATCGGTGTGGAGGTCGATGACCGACAAGCTGTCGCTATAGGCGTTGGCTACATAGAGATTGGAACCGGAGATTGCCATACCTACGGGGTGCAGGCCGACTTGAATTGTCTTGACCTCTTTACCCTCGGTAAGGTCTACAACAGACACTGTCCCGGTAAGGGTAAATGCATCCTTCCGGTCTACGACGATGGGTGTTCCGTCGGAATAGTTTGTGAAGTCCTCACTGGTAGCCGGCCGCCCACCTTCATTGGTGACGTAGGCATACTTACCCCGGACAATGACACTGTTCGGCACATTGCCGACAGGTATCTGAGCGATGAGCTTAGCCGGAGACGCTGTAAGATCGATCACGCCGAGCGTATTTGCCACGTTGAGCGCGACATACGCCTGTTTGTTGTCACCGGAGAATGCAATGCCTCCCGGATTAATCGACTTCGCGTTGTGATAAGGCCGTCCATCCGCAGGTGGTTCAGGCAGATTGACCCTCTGCTGGTGAGTCAACGTTCCGGTCTCCCGGTCTACATTCGCAACGACGACGTAATTGTTGTCCTGACTGAATAACAACTTCTTGCCATCGGAGGAATACGTGATTCCGGTGAAGGAGCCAGTCTGCAACCCTTTGGAAGCATCTCCCGTAGCGCCCGTAGGAATGAAGCGCTGAAGAACTTTTCCGGTCACGGTATCGAATACGATGACCGGTTCCGGCGACCCCATCAGCAGCACGGCGCCGCTATGCGTCGCGCCATTCGGATTGAGCACGATGGCTTTGGCACGTACAGGCGATCCGAGTTCAATAATTCTTCCAGCCGGGGTTAGTGTCTGGTTGTCCGAGACAACAATAGAACCATCCTGCTGGGGACCAACGGTGCGATCGGGGCTGCTTGATTGTGATGCCGGAGGATGGCCTGGAGCCATGTTCTTCCCTGCCGGCGTAACTCCTGTAGCAGCATCTTTTGCCGGGGCGACGTTAAAATCGGAGCTGCTTTTCGGTGAGGACTGTGTTTGGGCGTAAGCCAACCCGGAACTGACGATCAGGCAAAACAAGATCGAATGAGCGGCTGGAATCGAGAACGGAAATTTCAAGTGCATATCGGACACTCTCTTTCAAGATGTA encodes:
- a CDS encoding bifunctional YncE family protein/alkaline phosphatase family protein, with product MHLKFPFSIPAAHSILFCLIVSSGLAYAQTQSSPKSSSDFNVAPAKDAATGVTPAGKNMAPGHPPASQSSSPDRTVGPQQDGSIVVSDNQTLTPAGRIIELGSPVRAKAIVLNPNGATHSGAVLLMGSPEPVIVFDTVTGKVLQRFIPTGATGDASKGLQTGSFTGITYSSDGKKLLFSQDNNYVVVANVDRETGTLTHQQRVNLPEPPADGRPYHNAKSINPGGIAFSGDNKQAYVALNVANTLGVIDLTASPAKLIAQIPVGNVPNSVIVRGKYAYVTNEGGRPATSEDFTNYSDGTPIVVDRKDAFTLTGTVSVVDLTEGKEVKTIQVGLHPVGMAISGSNLYVANAYSDSLSVIDLHTDAVIRTINLSVPIARGVFGSGPNGVAVTDDGKAYVTLGQANSVAVVNLQGRDANPVIGYIPTAYFPTSITYDKAQKQLVIADDKGLGSRGNTSTKDGVIGYNTHADTGVVNLIPEPNASELARFSKQVFVNNHWDLTTNIEVGQQYIDQHATPVAVPKHIGEPSLIKHVFLIIKENRTYDQMLGNVAWGNGAPALAIFGSDTPNQHALVKRFPLLDNVYAPSRQSADGHPWIGMSGSFYSNDILSPDWIRSYPGGSSEDALTYTPQGFLWTSAEAKGLSVKLYGEWSGGATVAKKADGSTYTWSDFYNTSLCKEGKAPASSCVVPDDAIKVSSDIPSAAKIMDPHYPPFNLVIPDQYRMDYWIPEFKRLDAANQVPNFTILWLPNDHTAGTTKGQPYPANYQADNDLALGRMVEAISHSKVWADSAIFVEEDDSQAGTDHVDGHRQPVYVISPYTVAPQTPGQGKAIHTTYTAENINRTIENILGMQPLTQFDLVASPMFDAFQNTPDLTPYDHLAAVIPLNEGPGLPLGKTVADYTPLQKAWLKATAEVMKGKYDKADAVDPNFLNHVTWYSATDWKRPYPGETKLLMPGPFVKAAKKYTDDDDD